Genomic DNA from Niabella ginsenosidivorans:
TCCTTTTGTGCCGCTGTTGATGAGCGTTTCCGTATTTCCATCTTTTTTATAAAGGCCAAATCGCTTTAAAATGGCATGGCTTTTTTCAGTTATTTCATCTACCCCACCTACCAGCACTTTTTCTGCGTCATCATCCTGAATAAGGCTGATGGCGTCCAGCAAAGCCGTTTCAAAGGAAGAGCCCCGATGCACATACGTATTATTATAGTTATGGCATTGCAGCATCAGCGCTATCTGCGCTCCAACCGTGTTATGGGTAGACTGTATAAAGGCCGTTGGAGACAGCAGTTCTTCTTTAAACTCTACCATCCGTGTAAGAAACTGTTCTGTATCTGCCAGGCAGCCATAAGCAGTTCCGCTGATAATGGCATCCGGCATGGCTACTCCGGAAGTCTGTACGCATTCCATAGCCGCTGCTGCGCCCATTTTTATGATACGGCTCATCCGGCGTATGAGTTTTTGATCAATGTATTTTGTATAGTCCGGTTCCTTACATATCAATTGCGCTCCGCTGTATTGTTCAGGATTTTCAATCAAAAGTTCAAAAGATAATTGCGGGGAAACAGCATATGCGGAACGGATAAAAATGCTGTTACAGGCTCCTTCCGGAAAGGAGCTTTGAAATTCGTTCATATTGAGTATTGCTTCACTCATCAAATGCTGTCAGGTCAGTTCTTATCCGGGTCTTGTTTATATATTAAAGCTTTACTAAATACCAGCGAGCTGCAATTGCCGCCAAATCCAAAGGAATTAGACAGTACATGCCGGATTTCCTTTTTTTC
This window encodes:
- a CDS encoding beta-ketoacyl synthase N-terminal-like domain-containing protein, encoding MSEAILNMNEFQSSFPEGACNSIFIRSAYAVSPQLSFELLIENPEQYSGAQLICKEPDYTKYIDQKLIRRMSRIIKMGAAAAMECVQTSGVAMPDAIISGTAYGCLADTEQFLTRMVEFKEELLSPTAFIQSTHNTVGAQIALMLQCHNYNNTYVHRGSSFETALLDAISLIQDDDAEKVLVGGVDEITEKSHAILKRFGLYKKDGNTETLINSGTKGTMAGEGAAFFLLTKSKENSWAKLDAIQTFYKPETESVVLIKRFLEGNNVSISDIDLVILGNNGDEQADEHYNKLAGALFAGKNCITYKQYCGEYPTSSSFALWLASKILNSGKVPGKSTALAPRRILIYNNYKLQYPSLYLLSAC